A DNA window from Fusarium oxysporum f. sp. lycopersici 4287 supercont2.60 genomic scaffold, whole genome shotgun sequence contains the following coding sequences:
- a CDS encoding uncharacterized protein (At least one base has a quality score < 10) has product MQFSVAALLVAATGALATPTRGGDRGGNRGDRNTNTQTVTCTGGSAYCCSPEYDDGGYFTYYECNKNINSCNVQSTIVCCAQNVQGNNNAQAQTCSAFGNQKVIFI; this is encoded by the exons ATGCAGTTCTCCGTCGCCGCTCTTCTCGTCGCCGCCACCGGTGCTCTTGCTACTCCTACCCGTGGTGGTGACCGTGGTGGTAACCGTGGTGACCGCAACACCAACACGCAGACCGTCACCTGCACTGGTGGTTCTGCTTACTGCTGTTCCCCTGAGTACGATGACGGAGGCTATTTCACCTACTACGAGTGCAACAAGAACATCAACAGCTGCAACGTTCAGAGTACCATTGTTTGCTGCGCCCAAAATGTCCAAGGA AACAACAATGCCCAGGCCCAGACTTGCTCTGCCTTCGGCAACCAGAAGGTTATCTTTATCTAA